The following are encoded together in the Gasterosteus aculeatus chromosome 7, fGasAcu3.hap1.1, whole genome shotgun sequence genome:
- the synj1 gene encoding synaptojanin-1 isoform X7: protein MAFSKGYRIYHKLDPPPYSVIVETRSREECLMFESGAVAVLSAAEKEAIKNSYAKILDAYGVLGVLRLNLGDSMLHSLVVVTGCSSVGKVQDSEVFRVTQTDFISLNNDPGDEDRIAEVRKVLNSGHFYFAWSATGVSMDLSLNAHRRILEDTTDNRFFWNQSLHLHLKHYGVNCDDWLLRLMCGGVEVRTIYAGHKQAKACIFSRLSSERAGTRFNVRGTNDDGQVANFVETEQVIFLDDKVSSFIQIRGSIPLFWEQPGIQVGSHRVKLSRGFEANAPAFERHFTALRRLYGKQVIINLLGGKEGEHMLSKAFQSHLKASEHTAAVKMVNFDYHQNVKGGKADKLHSVLKPYLTKFIDECGFFYYSGETGIVRTQGGTLRTNCLDCLDRTNSVQAFFALEMLPKQLEEMSLTEKPQLVARFQEVFRTMWSANGDSVSKIYAGTGALDGKAKAGKLKDGARSVTRTIQNNFFDSSKQEAIDILRLGSTLNSDLADKARALLTTSSLYVTEPILQSASPRVLLGMCQNHHKYTRPKQIRVCVGTWNVNGGKQFRSIAFRNQTLNDWLLDAPKKAGHPEFQDSKANPIDIFAIGFEEMVELNAGNIVSASTTNQKLWAAELQKNISRDHKYVLLASEQLVGVCLFVFIRPQHAPFIRDVAVDTVKTGMGGATGNKGGVAIRLLFHTTSICFVCSHFAAGQSQVKERNDDYSEITRRLTFPMGRLLYSHDYVFWCGDFNYRISMPNEEVKELIKQQNWDALTAGDQLLDQKNAGLVFRGFIEGKLDFAPTYKYDLFSEDYDTSEKCRTPAWTDRILWKRRKWNFNQTAEAMNVVGAASTSGETDDDPDNPWSAGTLKYYGRAELKTSDHRPVVSIIDVDILEVDPEARHQVYKEVIALQGPPDGTILVSLCSSGPDDYFDDALIDELLDKFAQFGEVILIRFVEEKMWVTFLEGYSALAALSLSASTVLGKMLDIRLKSPGWIKSLEEEMSVERICGSIPTSASSTLLAEDTDMGDDDYDMEGDVEDEVEEILPQHLQPGAGSGPGSSPLPSPRGSPCPSPTHGEPVAPGRSGRGGQPSRPSQGPPVDFQPGAPTSLEPKRPPPPRPHAPPARPAPPQRPPPPSGGMSPMPVRKGSADCGEFPSPLFGRRGSQGAKSPALPRPDADWGEFPSPLFGRRGSHGNWPGGAKSPALPRPDAARGQVAVGAPGPGGAPRPNIPPRAGVISVPPQSRPQPPSHPGAPRPIPEVHPGAPRPIPDTHPGAPRPVATGQVKPTDLPLGPPSSGPPPAEPAAARPQAPSPMQAPMQPQKAAPTAQAPSPMQPQPAAPMGQAPSPMQTPMQTPMQTPMQPQQATPTGQVPSAMQPQHAGPTVQLPPPMQPTYSQPQQAPKAGPLAAATAGSPQGLSSPKAPPRSRSSHALPPDAAKSETAPAMQTNGLNGIQREAQWKPDPLDTLASGFLSSSSSSSSSFSSSWHTTQSLTRGSSLRSPPSAPSSTAAASCPLPPSTSFHPSALYPSSSPSFSLSTPSPVVAASLLPPPPAPSRSRSQETLRASPGPFLTDPLPARPNSTNPFTGPVPLQQHRRPLTPDFSVQRPAPTPSVQRTTSALSQPLVPAAHAFQLQRAASLFDPPSAVPSAPAPLLPAGPSPFPSLPLAPAACIPPVLAPRRQPSPPGGKPKPRWVTFDDDLDFRPPTKGPQAPVLPASYLVPQILPSSFVFDSEPDWLTSAPSVFPTLPPPTPSRTVNSNAKPPGGPGSDCFPPRDPS, encoded by the exons ATGGCCTTCAGCAAGGGATATCGCATCTACCACaagctggacccccccccctacagtGTCATAGTGGAAACCAGGAGCCGGGAAGAATGCCTCATGTTTGAATCCGGCGCCGTCGCTGTTCTGT CGGCGGCAGAGAAGGAGGCCATTAAAAACTCCTACGCCAAGATCCTCGATGCTTATGGCGTCCTGGGCGTCCTCCGCCTGAACCTGG GGGACTCCATGCTCCACAGTCTGGTGGTTGTGACAGGATGCAGCTCTGTGGGGAAGGTGCAGGACTCTGAGGTTTTCAGGGTCACACAGACAGACTTTATATCCCTGAATAATGATCCAGGGGACGAAGACCGGATCGCTGAAGTGCGAAAGGTCTTGAACTCTGGACACTTCTACTTTGCCTGGTCTGCCACTGGTGTCAGCATGGACTTGAGTCTCAATGCACATCGCAGGATCCTAGAGGACACTACGGATAACCGCTTCTTTTG GAACCAATCTCTGCACCTGCACCTGAAGCACTACGGAGTGAACTGCGACGACTGGCTCCTGAGGCTGATGTGTGGTGGTGTGGAGGTCAGGACCATCTATGCAGGCCACAAACAGGCCAAGGCCTGCATCTTCTCCCGCCTCAGCTCGGAGCGGGCCGGCACTCGATTCAACGTCCGAGGAACCAACGACGACGGACAGGTGGCCAACTTTGTGGAGACTGAACAG GTTATTTTCCTGGATGACAAAGTCTCGTCCTTCATACAGATCCGTGGGTCCATTCCCCTTTTCTGGGAACAGCCAGGAATCCAG GTCGGTTCTCATCGTGTCAAACTCTCGAGGGGATTCGAGGCAAATGCTCCAGCCTTCGAAAG GCACTTTACAGCACTGCGGAGGTTGTACGGCAAACAGGTGATCATCAACCTGCTCGGGGGTAAGGAAGGGGAACACATGCTCAGCAAAGCTTTTCAG agTCACCTGAAGGCATCAGAGCACACGGCGGCTGTGAAGATGGTTAACTTTGACTACCATCAAAATGTGAAGGGGGGCAAAGCAGACAAACTCCACAGTGTCCTCAAACCTTACCTCACCAAGTTCATCGACGAGTGTGGCTTCTTCTACTACTCTGGAGAGACCGGCATTGTGAG GACTCAGGGTGGGACCCTTAGGACCAACTGCCTGGACTGCTTGGATAGAACCAACAGTGTCCAGGCCTTCTTTGCACTGGAG ATGCTGCCgaagcagctggaggaaatGAGTCTCACAGAGAAGCCCCAGCTGGTGGCCAGGTTCCAGGAGGTCTTCAGGACCATGTGGTCTGCCAATGGGGACTCCGTCAGTAAGATCTACGCGGGGACCGGTGCCCTGGATGGCAAGGCCAAG GCGGGGAAGCTAAAAGATGGCGCTCGCTCTGTGACCAGGACCATCCAGAACAACTTCTTTGACAGCTCCAAGCAGGAGGCCATCGACATCCTGAGGCTGGGCTCCACGCTCAACAGTGACTTGGCAGATAAGGCTCGGGCCTTGCTCACCACTTCCAGTCTTTATG TCACTGAGCCCATCTTACAATCAG CCTCCCCAAGAGTATTGCTGGGAATGTGTCAGAACCACCATAAATACACAAGGCCCAAGCAGATCCGGGTGTGCGTCGGCACCTGGAATGTCAACGGGGGTAAACAATTTCGCAGCATTGCCTTCCGCAACCAGACTCTCAACGACTGGCTGTTGGACGCTCCAAAGAAGGCGGGGCATCCTGAGTTCCAGG ACAGCAAAGCAAACCCCATAGATATCTTTGCCATCGGTTTTGAGGAAATGGTCGAACTAAATGCTGGAAATATCGTCAGTGCCAG CACTACGAACCAGAAACTGTGGGCCGCTGAgctacaaaaaaacatttcgcGGGACCACAAGTATGTGCTGCTTGCTTCAGAGCAGCTGGTgggagtgtgtctgtttgtcttcatccgCCCGCAGCACGCGCCCTTCATCAG GGACGTTGCTGTTGATACTGTCAAGACTGGCATGGGCGGGGCCACAGGCAACAAAGGAGGTGTGGCCATCCGCCTGCTCTTCCATACCACCAGCATCTGCTTCGTCTGCTCCCACTTTGCAGCCGGCCAGTCACAGGTCAAGGAGAGGAATGACGACTACAGCGAGATCACACGCAGACTCACCTTCcccatg GGTCGTCTGCTGTACTCGCACGACTACGTTTTCTGGTGCGGGGACTTCAACTATCGAATCAGCATGCCCAACGAGGAAGTGAAAGAGCTGATCAAACAGCAGAACTGGGATGCCTTGACAGCTGGGGACCAGTTGTTGGACCAGAAGAATGCTGGTTTG GTGTTCCGGGGTTTCATCGAGGGGAAGTTGGATTTTGCTCCCACCTATAAATATGACCTCTTCTCTGAAGATTATGACACCAGTGAGAAGTGCCGCACACCAGCCTGGACTGACCGCATCCTCTGGAAGAGGAGAAAGTGGAACTTTAACCAAACAG CTGAGGCGATGAATGTAGTAGGAGCAGCTTCTACATCTGGGGAGACCGACGACGATCCAGATAACCCCTGGAGCGCTGGCACTCTGAAGTACTATGGCAGGGCTGAGCTTAAGACCTCGGACCACAG GCCCGTTGTTTCCATAATAGACGTGGACATCCTGGAGGTCGACCCGGAGGCGCGGCACCAGGTCTACAAGGAAGTCATTGCCCTGCAGGGGCCTCCGGACGGCACCATCCTGGTGTCGCTCTGCTCCTCCGGCCCGGACGACTACTTTGACGATGCTCTCATAGACGAGCTGCTGGACAAGTTTGCTCAATTCGGAGAGGTCATCCTCATCAG GTTTGTCGAGGAGAAGATGTGGGTGACTTTCCTGGAAGGTTACTCTGCTCTCGCTGCGCTTTCTCTCAGCGCTTCCACT GTCCTCGGCAAGATGCTCGACATCCGTCTGAAGAGTCCCGGCTGGATCAAgagtctggaggaggagatgagtgTGGAGAGAATCTGTGGAAGCATCCCCACCTCTGCCAGCTCCACCCTGCTCGCCGAGGACACGGACATGGGCGATGATGATTATGACATGGAAG GGGATGTCGAagacgaggtggaggagatcCTCCCCCAGCATCTTCAGCCTGGAGCCGGCTCGGGCCCTGGatcctcccctctgccctccCCCCGCGGTAGTCCCtgtccctcccccacccacggAGAACCCGTGGCCCCCGGCAGGTCTGGTCGCGGAGGACAACCGTCCCGTCCATCACAAG gGCCTCCTGTTGACTTCCAGCCTGGTGCCCCCACATCTCTAGAGCCCAAACGCCCGCCCCCGCCTCGTCCCCACGCCCCCCCAGCCAGACCAGCACCTCCCCAGCGCCCACCGCCACCTTCAG GAGGCATGAGCCCTATGCCAGTTAGGAAGGGCTCTGCAG ACTGTGGCGAGTTTCCCAGCCCACTGTTTGGTAGGAGAGGCAGTCAAG GAGCAAAAAGCCCCGCTCTCCCTCGGCCAGATGCAG ACTGGGGCGAGTTTCCCAGCCCACTGTTTGGTAGGAGAGGCAGTCACGGTAACTGGCCAGGCG GAGCAAAAAGCCCCGCTCTCCCTCGGCCAGATGCAG CTCGAGGTCAGGTGGCAGTGGGAGCTCCTGGACCTGGAGGTGCTCCCAGACCC AATATCCCTCCTCGAGCCGGGGTAATCAGTGTGCCTCCTCAGTCTCGCCCGCAACCTCCCTCTCATCCCGGAGCACCCAGACCCATCCCGGAGGTGCATCCCGGGGCCCCTCGGCCCATCCCAGACACCCACCCTGGAGCCCCTCGACCTGTGGCCACTGGCCAGGTCAAACCGACTGACCTTCCTCTGG GTCCCCCCTCCTCGGGCCCCCCTCCTGCAGAGCCCGCTGCAGCAAGACCCCAGGCTCCATCCCCTATGCAGGCACCCATGCAGCCCCAAAAAGCCGCCCCTACGGCTCAGGCTCCATCACCGATGCAGCCCCAGCCAGCCGCCCCTATGGGTCAGGCTCCATCGCCCATGCAGACGCCCATGCAGACGCCCATGCAGACGCCCATGCAGCCCCAACAAGCGACCCCTACGGGTCAGGTTCCATCGGCCATGCAGCCCCAACACGCCGGCCCTACGGTTCAGCTCCCACCACCGATGCAGCCCACGTACTCACAGCCACAGCAGGCCCCTAAAGCGGGGCCCCTCGCCGCCGCCACGGCTGGCTCTCCACAAGGTCTGTCCTCTCCTAAGGCCCCGCCTCGTTCCCgctcctctcacgctctgcCACCTGATGCTGCCAAGTCCGAGACGGCCCCGGCTATGCAG ACCAACGGACTGAATGGAATCCAAAGAGAAGCACAATGGAAGCCCGACCCCCTCGACACACTTGCTTctggtttcctctcctcctcctcctcctcgtcctcctcgttctcctcgtCCTGGCACACCACCCAGTCTCTGACCCGGGGCTCCTCCCTgcgctctcccccctctgctccctcgTCCACGGCCGCCGCCTcctgccctctccctccctccacctccttccatccctccgCTCTCTATCCGTCGTcgtccccctccttctccctttccaCCCCGTCCCCCGTCGTCGCCGCCTCCTTGCTCCCGCCTCCTCCGGCGCCGTCTCGCAGCCGCTCGCAGGAGACGCTGCGCGCCTCCCCCGGCCCCTTCCTGACCGACCCGCTGCCCGCCCGCCCGAACAGCACCAATCCCTTCACAGGCCCCGTGCCGCTTCAGCAGCACCGCCGCCCGCTCACGCCGGACTTCAGCGTCCAGCGTCCCGCCCCGACGCCCAGCGTTCAGAGGACCACGTCCGCTCTCTCCCAACCACTCGTCCCCGCCGCGCACGCCTTCCAGCTCCAGAGGGCCGCGTCCCTGTTCGACCCGCCATCCGCTGTTCCTTCGGCGCCGGCCCCTCTGCTCCCCGCCGGCCCGTCCCCTTTCCCCTCCCTGCCGCTGGCGCCGGCCGCGTGCATCCCGCCCGTCCTCGCGCCCCGTCGCCAGCCGTCTCCTCCGGGGGGGAAACCGAAGCCGCGCTGGGTCACTTTTGACGACGATTTGGACTTTCGACCTCCGACCAAAGGGCCGCAGGCCCCCGTCCTCCCCGCCAGCTACCTAGTGCCCCAAATTCTGCCCTCGAGCTTCGTGTTTGACTCCGAGCCCGACTGGTTGACCTCGGCCCCTTCGGTGTTCCCGACCCTACCTCCTCCCACCCCGAGTAGAACTGTGAACAGTAACGCGAAGCCCCCAGGGGGCCCCGGCAGCGACTGCTTCCCCCCCAGGGATCCCTCTTAA
- the synj1 gene encoding synaptojanin-1 isoform X19, which produces MAFSKGYRIYHKLDPPPYSVIVETRSREECLMFESGAVAVLSAAEKEAIKNSYAKILDAYGVLGVLRLNLGDSMLHSLVVVTGCSSVGKVQDSEVFRVTQTDFISLNNDPGDEDRIAEVRKVLNSGHFYFAWSATGVSMDLSLNAHRRILEDTTDNRFFWNQSLHLHLKHYGVNCDDWLLRLMCGGVEVRTIYAGHKQAKACIFSRLSSERAGTRFNVRGTNDDGQVANFVETEQVIFLDDKVSSFIQIRGSIPLFWEQPGIQKKSIKGVLLHLNENRRPNGMDENPHLVGSHRVKLSRGFEANAPAFERHFTALRRLYGKQVIINLLGGKEGEHMLSKAFQSHLKASEHTAAVKMVNFDYHQNVKGGKADKLHSVLKPYLTKFIDECGFFYYSGETGIVRTQGGTLRTNCLDCLDRTNSVQAFFALEMLPKQLEEMSLTEKPQLVARFQEVFRTMWSANGDSVSKIYAGTGALDGKAKAGKLKDGARSVTRTIQNNFFDSSKQEAIDILRLGSTLNSDLADKARALLTTSSLYASPRVLLGMCQNHHKYTRPKQIRVCVGTWNVNGGKQFRSIAFRNQTLNDWLLDAPKKAGHPEFQDSKANPIDIFAIGFEEMVELNAGNIVSASTTNQKLWAAELQKNISRDHKYVLLASEQLVGVCLFVFIRPQHAPFIRDVAVDTVKTGMGGATGNKGGVAIRLLFHTTSICFVCSHFAAGQSQVKERNDDYSEITRRLTFPMGRLLYSHDYVFWCGDFNYRISMPNEEVKELIKQQNWDALTAGDQLLDQKNAGLVFRGFIEGKLDFAPTYKYDLFSEDYDTSEKCRTPAWTDRILWKRRKWNFNQTAEAMNVVGAASTSGETDDDPDNPWSAGTLKYYGRAELKTSDHRPVVSIIDVDILEVDPEARHQVYKEVIALQGPPDGTILVSLCSSGPDDYFDDALIDELLDKFAQFGEVILIRFVEEKMWVTFLEGYSALAALSLSASTVLGKMLDIRLKSPGWIKSLEEEMSVERICGSIPTSASSTLLAEDTDMGDDDYDMEGDVEDEVEEILPQHLQPGAGSGPGSSPLPSPRGSPCPSPTHGEPVAPGRSGRGGQPSRPSQGPPVDFQPGAPTSLEPKRPPPPRPHAPPARPAPPQRPPPPSARGQVAVGAPGPGGAPRPNIPPRAGVISVPPQSRPQPPSHPGAPRPIPEVHPGAPRPIPDTHPGAPRPVATGQVKPTDLPLGPPSSGPPPAEPAAARPQAPSPMQAPMQPQKAAPTAQAPSPMQPQPAAPMGQAPSPMQTPMQTPMQTPMQPQQATPTGQVPSAMQPQHAGPTVQLPPPMQPTYSQPQQAPKAGPLAAATAGSPQGLSSPKAPPRSRSSHALPPDAAKSETAPAMQTNGLNGIQREAQWKPDPLDTLASGFLSSSSSSSSSFSSSWHTTQSLTRGSSLRSPPSAPSSTAAASCPLPPSTSFHPSALYPSSSPSFSLSTPSPVVAASLLPPPPAPSRSRSQETLRASPGPFLTDPLPARPNSTNPFTGPVPLQQHRRPLTPDFSVQRPAPTPSVQRTTSALSQPLVPAAHAFQLQRAASLFDPPSAVPSAPAPLLPAGPSPFPSLPLAPAACIPPVLAPRRQPSPPGGKPKPRWVTFDDDLDFRPPTKGPQAPVLPASYLVPQILPSSFVFDSEPDWLTSAPSVFPTLPPPTPSRTVNSNAKPPGGPGSDCFPPRDPS; this is translated from the exons ATGGCCTTCAGCAAGGGATATCGCATCTACCACaagctggacccccccccctacagtGTCATAGTGGAAACCAGGAGCCGGGAAGAATGCCTCATGTTTGAATCCGGCGCCGTCGCTGTTCTGT CGGCGGCAGAGAAGGAGGCCATTAAAAACTCCTACGCCAAGATCCTCGATGCTTATGGCGTCCTGGGCGTCCTCCGCCTGAACCTGG GGGACTCCATGCTCCACAGTCTGGTGGTTGTGACAGGATGCAGCTCTGTGGGGAAGGTGCAGGACTCTGAGGTTTTCAGGGTCACACAGACAGACTTTATATCCCTGAATAATGATCCAGGGGACGAAGACCGGATCGCTGAAGTGCGAAAGGTCTTGAACTCTGGACACTTCTACTTTGCCTGGTCTGCCACTGGTGTCAGCATGGACTTGAGTCTCAATGCACATCGCAGGATCCTAGAGGACACTACGGATAACCGCTTCTTTTG GAACCAATCTCTGCACCTGCACCTGAAGCACTACGGAGTGAACTGCGACGACTGGCTCCTGAGGCTGATGTGTGGTGGTGTGGAGGTCAGGACCATCTATGCAGGCCACAAACAGGCCAAGGCCTGCATCTTCTCCCGCCTCAGCTCGGAGCGGGCCGGCACTCGATTCAACGTCCGAGGAACCAACGACGACGGACAGGTGGCCAACTTTGTGGAGACTGAACAG GTTATTTTCCTGGATGACAAAGTCTCGTCCTTCATACAGATCCGTGGGTCCATTCCCCTTTTCTGGGAACAGCCAGGAATCCAG AAAAAGTCCATTAAGGGTGTTTTGTTGCACCTGAATGAGAATCGACGCCCTAATGGGATGGATGAGAACCCCCACCTG GTCGGTTCTCATCGTGTCAAACTCTCGAGGGGATTCGAGGCAAATGCTCCAGCCTTCGAAAG GCACTTTACAGCACTGCGGAGGTTGTACGGCAAACAGGTGATCATCAACCTGCTCGGGGGTAAGGAAGGGGAACACATGCTCAGCAAAGCTTTTCAG agTCACCTGAAGGCATCAGAGCACACGGCGGCTGTGAAGATGGTTAACTTTGACTACCATCAAAATGTGAAGGGGGGCAAAGCAGACAAACTCCACAGTGTCCTCAAACCTTACCTCACCAAGTTCATCGACGAGTGTGGCTTCTTCTACTACTCTGGAGAGACCGGCATTGTGAG GACTCAGGGTGGGACCCTTAGGACCAACTGCCTGGACTGCTTGGATAGAACCAACAGTGTCCAGGCCTTCTTTGCACTGGAG ATGCTGCCgaagcagctggaggaaatGAGTCTCACAGAGAAGCCCCAGCTGGTGGCCAGGTTCCAGGAGGTCTTCAGGACCATGTGGTCTGCCAATGGGGACTCCGTCAGTAAGATCTACGCGGGGACCGGTGCCCTGGATGGCAAGGCCAAG GCGGGGAAGCTAAAAGATGGCGCTCGCTCTGTGACCAGGACCATCCAGAACAACTTCTTTGACAGCTCCAAGCAGGAGGCCATCGACATCCTGAGGCTGGGCTCCACGCTCAACAGTGACTTGGCAGATAAGGCTCGGGCCTTGCTCACCACTTCCAGTCTTTATG CCTCCCCAAGAGTATTGCTGGGAATGTGTCAGAACCACCATAAATACACAAGGCCCAAGCAGATCCGGGTGTGCGTCGGCACCTGGAATGTCAACGGGGGTAAACAATTTCGCAGCATTGCCTTCCGCAACCAGACTCTCAACGACTGGCTGTTGGACGCTCCAAAGAAGGCGGGGCATCCTGAGTTCCAGG ACAGCAAAGCAAACCCCATAGATATCTTTGCCATCGGTTTTGAGGAAATGGTCGAACTAAATGCTGGAAATATCGTCAGTGCCAG CACTACGAACCAGAAACTGTGGGCCGCTGAgctacaaaaaaacatttcgcGGGACCACAAGTATGTGCTGCTTGCTTCAGAGCAGCTGGTgggagtgtgtctgtttgtcttcatccgCCCGCAGCACGCGCCCTTCATCAG GGACGTTGCTGTTGATACTGTCAAGACTGGCATGGGCGGGGCCACAGGCAACAAAGGAGGTGTGGCCATCCGCCTGCTCTTCCATACCACCAGCATCTGCTTCGTCTGCTCCCACTTTGCAGCCGGCCAGTCACAGGTCAAGGAGAGGAATGACGACTACAGCGAGATCACACGCAGACTCACCTTCcccatg GGTCGTCTGCTGTACTCGCACGACTACGTTTTCTGGTGCGGGGACTTCAACTATCGAATCAGCATGCCCAACGAGGAAGTGAAAGAGCTGATCAAACAGCAGAACTGGGATGCCTTGACAGCTGGGGACCAGTTGTTGGACCAGAAGAATGCTGGTTTG GTGTTCCGGGGTTTCATCGAGGGGAAGTTGGATTTTGCTCCCACCTATAAATATGACCTCTTCTCTGAAGATTATGACACCAGTGAGAAGTGCCGCACACCAGCCTGGACTGACCGCATCCTCTGGAAGAGGAGAAAGTGGAACTTTAACCAAACAG CTGAGGCGATGAATGTAGTAGGAGCAGCTTCTACATCTGGGGAGACCGACGACGATCCAGATAACCCCTGGAGCGCTGGCACTCTGAAGTACTATGGCAGGGCTGAGCTTAAGACCTCGGACCACAG GCCCGTTGTTTCCATAATAGACGTGGACATCCTGGAGGTCGACCCGGAGGCGCGGCACCAGGTCTACAAGGAAGTCATTGCCCTGCAGGGGCCTCCGGACGGCACCATCCTGGTGTCGCTCTGCTCCTCCGGCCCGGACGACTACTTTGACGATGCTCTCATAGACGAGCTGCTGGACAAGTTTGCTCAATTCGGAGAGGTCATCCTCATCAG GTTTGTCGAGGAGAAGATGTGGGTGACTTTCCTGGAAGGTTACTCTGCTCTCGCTGCGCTTTCTCTCAGCGCTTCCACT GTCCTCGGCAAGATGCTCGACATCCGTCTGAAGAGTCCCGGCTGGATCAAgagtctggaggaggagatgagtgTGGAGAGAATCTGTGGAAGCATCCCCACCTCTGCCAGCTCCACCCTGCTCGCCGAGGACACGGACATGGGCGATGATGATTATGACATGGAAG GGGATGTCGAagacgaggtggaggagatcCTCCCCCAGCATCTTCAGCCTGGAGCCGGCTCGGGCCCTGGatcctcccctctgccctccCCCCGCGGTAGTCCCtgtccctcccccacccacggAGAACCCGTGGCCCCCGGCAGGTCTGGTCGCGGAGGACAACCGTCCCGTCCATCACAAG gGCCTCCTGTTGACTTCCAGCCTGGTGCCCCCACATCTCTAGAGCCCAAACGCCCGCCCCCGCCTCGTCCCCACGCCCCCCCAGCCAGACCAGCACCTCCCCAGCGCCCACCGCCACCTTCAG CTCGAGGTCAGGTGGCAGTGGGAGCTCCTGGACCTGGAGGTGCTCCCAGACCC AATATCCCTCCTCGAGCCGGGGTAATCAGTGTGCCTCCTCAGTCTCGCCCGCAACCTCCCTCTCATCCCGGAGCACCCAGACCCATCCCGGAGGTGCATCCCGGGGCCCCTCGGCCCATCCCAGACACCCACCCTGGAGCCCCTCGACCTGTGGCCACTGGCCAGGTCAAACCGACTGACCTTCCTCTGG GTCCCCCCTCCTCGGGCCCCCCTCCTGCAGAGCCCGCTGCAGCAAGACCCCAGGCTCCATCCCCTATGCAGGCACCCATGCAGCCCCAAAAAGCCGCCCCTACGGCTCAGGCTCCATCACCGATGCAGCCCCAGCCAGCCGCCCCTATGGGTCAGGCTCCATCGCCCATGCAGACGCCCATGCAGACGCCCATGCAGACGCCCATGCAGCCCCAACAAGCGACCCCTACGGGTCAGGTTCCATCGGCCATGCAGCCCCAACACGCCGGCCCTACGGTTCAGCTCCCACCACCGATGCAGCCCACGTACTCACAGCCACAGCAGGCCCCTAAAGCGGGGCCCCTCGCCGCCGCCACGGCTGGCTCTCCACAAGGTCTGTCCTCTCCTAAGGCCCCGCCTCGTTCCCgctcctctcacgctctgcCACCTGATGCTGCCAAGTCCGAGACGGCCCCGGCTATGCAG ACCAACGGACTGAATGGAATCCAAAGAGAAGCACAATGGAAGCCCGACCCCCTCGACACACTTGCTTctggtttcctctcctcctcctcctcctcgtcctcctcgttctcctcgtCCTGGCACACCACCCAGTCTCTGACCCGGGGCTCCTCCCTgcgctctcccccctctgctccctcgTCCACGGCCGCCGCCTcctgccctctccctccctccacctccttccatccctccgCTCTCTATCCGTCGTcgtccccctccttctccctttccaCCCCGTCCCCCGTCGTCGCCGCCTCCTTGCTCCCGCCTCCTCCGGCGCCGTCTCGCAGCCGCTCGCAGGAGACGCTGCGCGCCTCCCCCGGCCCCTTCCTGACCGACCCGCTGCCCGCCCGCCCGAACAGCACCAATCCCTTCACAGGCCCCGTGCCGCTTCAGCAGCACCGCCGCCCGCTCACGCCGGACTTCAGCGTCCAGCGTCCCGCCCCGACGCCCAGCGTTCAGAGGACCACGTCCGCTCTCTCCCAACCACTCGTCCCCGCCGCGCACGCCTTCCAGCTCCAGAGGGCCGCGTCCCTGTTCGACCCGCCATCCGCTGTTCCTTCGGCGCCGGCCCCTCTGCTCCCCGCCGGCCCGTCCCCTTTCCCCTCCCTGCCGCTGGCGCCGGCCGCGTGCATCCCGCCCGTCCTCGCGCCCCGTCGCCAGCCGTCTCCTCCGGGGGGGAAACCGAAGCCGCGCTGGGTCACTTTTGACGACGATTTGGACTTTCGACCTCCGACCAAAGGGCCGCAGGCCCCCGTCCTCCCCGCCAGCTACCTAGTGCCCCAAATTCTGCCCTCGAGCTTCGTGTTTGACTCCGAGCCCGACTGGTTGACCTCGGCCCCTTCGGTGTTCCCGACCCTACCTCCTCCCACCCCGAGTAGAACTGTGAACAGTAACGCGAAGCCCCCAGGGGGCCCCGGCAGCGACTGCTTCCCCCCCAGGGATCCCTCTTAA